A window of the Flavobacterium sangjuense genome harbors these coding sequences:
- a CDS encoding glycoside hydrolase family 28 protein gives MSRQNNLKIAITLSLLSVFFFSCAPKHDKPTAYKADWTKMKDIINSVKEPVFQNKTYLVSDFGAVADGVFDNTQAFKKAIETCSANGGGIVSVSYGKYFTGPIHLQSNVNLHLEEGAELLFSTNTKDYPIVHTSFEGVELMNYSPLIYAYQKSNVAVTGKGTINGQAGNQNWWSWCGKDVYGWKKGDPIQNVKRLMEMGDNSVPVADRLFGDGYYLRPNFIEFFDCKNVMLKDIKIVNAPFWIIHPIKSVNVIVDGVNIISHGPNNDGCDPEYSRNVIIRNCSFNTGDDCIAIKSGRDTDGRRVNIPSENIVVQNCKMFDGHGGVTMGSEISAGVRNVYVENCDMDSPELDRAIRIKSNTRRGGFVENVCVRNLRIGEVKESVLGIDLFYSIHGNQTGNYMPKVQNIYLENITVKNGGKYGILAKGHAESPIKNIVFKNVTIDKIGSNYSVENVENLQFINTTINGIQIEQPK, from the coding sequence ATGTCAAGACAGAATAATCTTAAAATTGCTATTACTTTATCCTTACTATCAGTATTCTTTTTTTCGTGTGCTCCAAAACATGATAAACCAACTGCTTACAAAGCAGATTGGACTAAAATGAAGGATATTATAAATAGTGTTAAAGAGCCTGTTTTTCAAAATAAAACCTATTTAGTTTCTGATTTTGGCGCTGTAGCAGATGGTGTTTTTGATAATACCCAGGCTTTTAAGAAAGCTATAGAAACTTGTTCTGCTAATGGTGGTGGTATTGTTTCTGTTTCTTACGGAAAATATTTTACCGGTCCAATTCATTTACAAAGTAATGTCAATCTTCATTTGGAAGAAGGAGCAGAACTTTTGTTTAGCACAAATACGAAAGATTATCCAATAGTACACACCTCTTTTGAAGGTGTAGAATTAATGAATTATTCTCCTTTGATTTATGCCTATCAAAAAAGCAATGTTGCAGTTACCGGAAAAGGGACTATAAATGGTCAGGCCGGAAATCAAAATTGGTGGTCTTGGTGTGGGAAAGATGTATACGGATGGAAAAAAGGTGATCCAATTCAAAACGTTAAGCGATTAATGGAAATGGGAGATAATAGTGTTCCTGTTGCTGATCGTCTGTTCGGAGATGGATATTATTTGAGACCAAATTTTATTGAATTTTTTGATTGTAAAAATGTAATGTTGAAAGATATTAAAATTGTTAACGCTCCATTTTGGATTATTCATCCTATAAAGTCAGTGAATGTTATAGTGGATGGTGTTAATATTATAAGTCACGGTCCAAATAATGACGGTTGTGATCCCGAATATTCCAGAAACGTAATCATTCGCAATTGCAGTTTTAATACAGGAGATGATTGTATTGCCATTAAATCCGGTAGAGATACTGATGGCAGAAGAGTGAATATTCCGAGTGAAAATATCGTTGTTCAAAATTGTAAAATGTTTGATGGTCACGGCGGTGTAACTATGGGCAGTGAAATTTCAGCAGGTGTAAGAAATGTGTATGTGGAAAATTGTGATATGGATAGCCCTGAACTTGACCGTGCTATCAGAATCAAATCAAATACACGAAGAGGCGGATTTGTTGAAAATGTATGTGTGAGAAACTTAAGAATAGGAGAAGTAAAGGAGTCTGTGCTGGGTATAGATTTGTTTTATTCTATTCACGGAAATCAAACAGGAAATTATATGCCAAAAGTTCAGAATATATATTTAGAAAATATTACTGTTAAGAATGGTGGTAAATATGGGATTTTGGCAAAAGGACACGCTGAATCACCAATTAAAAATATTGTATTCAAAAACGTTACAATTGATAAAATCGGCTCCAATTATTCAGTTGAAAATGTTGAAAACTTACAATTTATAAACACTACAATAAACGGAATTCAGATAGAACAACCTAAATAA
- a CDS encoding sugar kinase has translation MSKKVVTFGEIMLRLAPQGFLRFSQADNFEVVYGGGESNVAVSLANYGIPVDFVTRLPKNDIGECAMMEMRKRGVGVDKIVWGGERLGIYFLETGAVSRGSKVVYDRAYSSMSTIQSGMINWEEVFKDVQWFHWTGITPAISQSSADVCLEAVKAASKLGVTISTDLNYRAKLWKYCDAAKREEIMTELTSYCDVVLGNEEDAEMHFGIKPEGAAVQTHGHDVKAEAFLSVCQQMMKKFPRAKKVITTLRGSISASHNTWAGVLYDGKQMLQTRQYQITDIVDRVGGGDSFMGGLIYGLLTYPDDDQNALDFAVAASCLKHTIKGDANLVTVDEVNKLMGGDASGRVAR, from the coding sequence ATGTCGAAAAAAGTAGTAACATTTGGTGAGATAATGTTAAGATTAGCACCACAAGGATTTTTAAGATTTTCACAAGCTGATAACTTCGAAGTAGTTTATGGAGGTGGAGAATCGAATGTAGCTGTTTCATTAGCAAATTATGGAATTCCGGTTGATTTTGTAACCCGTTTACCTAAAAATGATATCGGAGAATGTGCGATGATGGAAATGCGTAAAAGAGGAGTTGGTGTAGATAAAATTGTTTGGGGTGGTGAGCGTTTAGGTATCTATTTTCTGGAAACAGGAGCGGTATCAAGAGGAAGTAAAGTAGTATACGATAGAGCCTATTCTTCAATGTCTACTATCCAATCCGGTATGATTAACTGGGAAGAAGTTTTTAAAGATGTGCAATGGTTTCACTGGACGGGAATTACACCTGCAATTTCGCAAAGTTCTGCCGATGTTTGTTTGGAAGCTGTAAAAGCAGCAAGCAAATTAGGCGTAACGATTTCAACCGATTTGAATTACCGTGCTAAACTTTGGAAATACTGCGACGCAGCAAAAAGAGAAGAAATCATGACCGAATTAACTTCTTATTGCGATGTAGTTTTAGGAAACGAAGAAGATGCAGAAATGCACTTTGGAATCAAACCGGAAGGTGCAGCGGTTCAAACGCATGGTCACGATGTTAAAGCGGAAGCTTTCTTATCGGTTTGTCAACAAATGATGAAAAAATTCCCAAGAGCTAAAAAAGTAATTACAACGTTAAGAGGTTCTATCTCTGCTTCACACAATACTTGGGCAGGAGTTTTATACGATGGAAAACAAATGCTGCAAACACGTCAATACCAAATTACCGATATCGTTGACCGTGTTGGTGGTGGTGATAGTTTTATGGGTGGATTAATCTACGGATTATTAACCTATCCTGATGATGATCAAAACGCATTGGATTTTGCAGTAGCAGCATCTTGTCTGAAACACACTATCAAAGGTGATGCTAACTTGGTAACGGTTGATGAGGTTAATAAATTAATGGGAGGTGATGCTTCCGGTAGAGTTGCAAGATAA
- a CDS encoding UxaA family hydrolase: MQKKLIKVNPADNVIVALTDLVQGEQIAFEGTTVSPTTDVKAKHKIAETDFEIGDDIIMYGVLVGRASKPVAKGEVITTENVKHKSEEVFGKNGNLGWTPPNVDRWKDKTFNGYHRADGQVGTKNVWLFFPLVFCENKNIEKLKEIFENELMPKKDVSYKNLLRSLIEEKSVEEVVDKSPNENLLDNIEVKFINHQGGCGGIRQDSELLAKLLAGYVNNPNVAGATVLSLGCQNLQISIFKDALKEMSPNNDKEILIYEQQQIGTTDQMFQMVIKDSYEAIKRANQIKRKPAPLSKLNIGLECGGSDGFSGISANPALGVVSDIFAALGGKTILAEFPELCGVEQELMDRCVDEEKANKFLSLMRAFEKSVVDAGSGFDMNPSPGNIKDGLITDAMKSAGAAKKGGTSPVVDVLDYGEYISKPGLNLLNTPGNDAECTTGLVGAGATVVLFTTGLGNPMGNPIAPVVKISSNSTLINRMSDIIDVNAGTVITGEKTIAEVGAEIVDYIIELASGNIETKADQLKQDVFIPWKRGVSL; this comes from the coding sequence ATGCAAAAGAAATTAATAAAAGTAAATCCTGCCGACAATGTAATTGTTGCCCTAACCGATTTGGTGCAAGGTGAACAAATTGCATTTGAAGGAACTACTGTTTCACCAACAACTGATGTTAAAGCAAAACATAAAATTGCAGAGACAGATTTTGAAATTGGTGATGATATTATAATGTATGGCGTTTTGGTAGGGAGAGCTTCAAAGCCTGTGGCAAAAGGAGAAGTAATTACTACCGAAAATGTAAAACATAAAAGTGAAGAAGTTTTTGGTAAAAACGGAAACTTAGGTTGGACTCCGCCAAATGTAGATCGTTGGAAAGACAAAACTTTCAACGGATATCATCGGGCTGATGGACAAGTAGGAACCAAGAATGTCTGGTTATTTTTTCCATTAGTTTTTTGTGAAAACAAAAATATTGAGAAACTAAAAGAGATTTTCGAAAACGAATTAATGCCCAAAAAAGATGTTTCTTATAAAAATTTATTACGCTCTTTAATTGAAGAAAAAAGCGTCGAAGAAGTTGTAGATAAATCTCCAAATGAAAATCTTTTAGATAATATTGAAGTAAAATTCATCAACCATCAGGGTGGTTGTGGTGGAATTCGACAAGATTCGGAATTGTTGGCGAAATTGCTTGCGGGATATGTAAACAATCCGAATGTTGCAGGTGCTACGGTTTTAAGTTTGGGGTGCCAAAATTTGCAGATTAGTATTTTTAAAGATGCTTTAAAAGAAATGAGCCCGAATAATGATAAAGAAATTTTGATTTATGAGCAACAACAAATTGGAACTACCGACCAAATGTTCCAAATGGTGATTAAAGATTCTTATGAAGCCATTAAAAGAGCCAACCAAATTAAACGTAAACCTGCACCGCTTTCAAAACTAAATATTGGTTTGGAATGTGGTGGTTCAGACGGGTTTTCAGGAATATCGGCAAATCCTGCATTGGGAGTTGTTTCAGATATTTTTGCAGCTTTGGGTGGGAAAACCATTTTGGCAGAGTTTCCTGAACTTTGTGGTGTTGAACAAGAGTTGATGGACCGATGTGTTGACGAAGAAAAAGCAAATAAGTTTTTATCCCTAATGAGAGCTTTTGAGAAATCGGTTGTGGATGCAGGTTCAGGATTTGATATGAATCCGTCACCGGGAAATATTAAAGACGGATTAATTACCGATGCCATGAAATCGGCAGGAGCGGCTAAAAAAGGAGGAACTTCTCCGGTTGTAGATGTTTTAGATTACGGTGAATATATTTCAAAACCAGGTTTAAATCTTTTGAATACACCAGGAAATGACGCCGAATGTACCACAGGATTGGTTGGAGCAGGGGCAACCGTTGTTTTATTTACTACAGGTTTGGGAAATCCGATGGGAAATCCGATTGCACCTGTGGTTAAAATTTCGTCTAATTCGACATTAATTAATAGAATGTCAGATATTATAGATGTAAATGCCGGAACTGTGATTACTGGTGAAAAAACTATTGCCGAAGTTGGAGCAGAAATAGTAGATTATATTATTGAATTAGCGAGCGGAAATATAGAAACAAAAGCAGATCAGCTGAAACAAGATGTTTTTATTCCCTGGAAAAGAGGAGTATCATTATAA
- a CDS encoding tagaturonate reductase: MEKLNRKNQGLEKKFPIKVVQFGEGNFLRAFVDYAFQRLNNELDFNAGIAMVQPLENGMINMINDQDGLYTLFLNGIKKGEKIQEIDLITNVVKGINPYKDYADYLDLAKEEELQFIISNTTEAGIEYIDSDTPDMQPPVAFPARLTVLLHERFKHFKGDASKGLTIIPCELINHNADTLKEIIFKYCDLWSYDNAFKTWLLESCTFHNTLVDRIVPGYPRNEIEEYNSKLDYQDNLIVTAEPFFLWVIEGGEDLKKKLPFHKTDLNVKIVDDMQPFRTLKVRILNGAHTAMVPFSLLYGNETVKQTVDGDFTGKFVNSIISEINGTLPFDKEEVLAYSDEVMDRFRNPFIKHLLSDIALNSISKFKVRVLPSLLQYYAENQQLPTNLTFSFACLIQFYKGTWNGKELPIKDSSEIVEQFKSAWELSDLDLVVNSVLSNEEFWGEDLTKVNGLSQDIAFALSEIMTNGLEKGYLNFNKQYQS, encoded by the coding sequence ATGGAAAAATTAAATAGAAAAAACCAGGGATTAGAAAAGAAGTTTCCAATAAAAGTGGTACAATTTGGTGAGGGTAATTTCTTAAGGGCTTTCGTTGATTATGCTTTTCAAAGACTAAATAATGAACTCGATTTCAATGCCGGTATTGCCATGGTGCAACCGCTAGAGAATGGTATGATTAATATGATTAATGACCAGGACGGACTTTATACACTCTTTTTAAACGGAATCAAAAAAGGTGAAAAAATCCAGGAAATTGACCTAATTACGAATGTTGTAAAAGGTATAAATCCTTATAAGGATTATGCCGATTATTTAGATTTAGCCAAAGAAGAAGAACTTCAGTTCATTATTTCAAATACCACAGAAGCCGGTATTGAATACATTGATTCAGATACGCCTGATATGCAGCCACCAGTGGCTTTTCCGGCAAGATTAACGGTCTTGTTACATGAAAGATTTAAGCATTTTAAAGGCGATGCTTCTAAAGGATTGACTATTATTCCATGTGAATTAATAAATCATAATGCCGACACTCTAAAAGAAATTATATTCAAATATTGTGACTTATGGAGTTATGACAATGCATTTAAAACTTGGCTATTAGAAAGTTGTACTTTTCACAATACATTAGTAGATCGAATTGTTCCTGGCTATCCAAGAAACGAAATTGAAGAGTACAACAGCAAGTTGGATTACCAGGATAATCTGATTGTTACTGCAGAGCCTTTTTTCCTTTGGGTAATTGAAGGCGGAGAGGATTTAAAGAAAAAATTGCCATTCCACAAAACAGATTTAAATGTGAAAATTGTGGATGATATGCAGCCGTTCCGAACCTTAAAAGTTCGTATACTGAATGGTGCACATACGGCTATGGTTCCGTTTTCGTTGTTATACGGAAACGAAACGGTAAAACAAACCGTTGATGGTGATTTTACCGGGAAATTTGTAAATAGCATTATTTCTGAAATTAATGGTACATTACCATTTGATAAAGAGGAGGTTTTAGCGTACTCAGATGAAGTAATGGATCGTTTCAGAAATCCATTTATTAAACATTTATTATCTGACATTGCCTTAAATTCTATTTCGAAATTTAAAGTGCGTGTTTTACCAAGCTTGCTTCAGTATTATGCCGAAAATCAGCAACTGCCAACTAATTTGACTTTTTCATTTGCTTGTTTAATCCAATTTTACAAAGGAACTTGGAACGGAAAGGAATTACCAATCAAAGACTCATCGGAAATCGTTGAGCAATTTAAATCAGCTTGGGAATTATCAGATCTTGATTTGGTTGTAAATAGTGTGTTATCTAATGAAGAGTTTTGGGGAGAAGATTTAACAAAAGTAAATGGCTTGAGCCAGGATATCGCTTTTGCTTTGTCTGAAATTATGACTAATGGCTTGGAAAAAGGATATTTAAATTTTAACAAGCAATATCAATCGTAA
- a CDS encoding LacI family DNA-binding transcriptional regulator — MSPKATIYDIAKELNISAATVSRALNNNPKISKSTCDLVMATATKMNYKQNKLAQALKSGKSHNIGVIVPRINTNFFASVIRGIEEELYSHKYNVIICQTHEDEKREIENINMLLNAQVDGILMSVSNMTSENDRVIEKALEKRVPVVFFDRKKNIEGVSTVTINDFGAAYTTTKHIIEQGCSKIAYLTGDRSLEIYENRFNGYKQALIDNGIEFKDEYVIKIKSSVEDGHSAAKKLLKLKVKPDAIFSASDFAALGAIKELKEQGYKIPEDVCVVGFGNEPFTEFMELSISSVDQCSVAMGKAAAQVFLEQVKNKDGAKIEKKVVLNGELLIRNSSSKIKS; from the coding sequence ATGAGTCCAAAAGCAACAATTTACGACATAGCCAAAGAGTTAAATATCTCTGCAGCTACTGTTTCAAGAGCATTAAACAACAACCCAAAAATCAGTAAAAGCACCTGTGATCTTGTTATGGCTACTGCCACCAAGATGAATTACAAACAGAATAAATTGGCACAGGCGCTTAAAAGTGGAAAAAGTCATAACATTGGTGTTATCGTCCCTCGTATTAACACTAATTTTTTTGCTTCTGTTATTCGTGGAATTGAAGAAGAATTGTATTCTCATAAATATAATGTAATCATTTGTCAAACACACGAAGATGAAAAAAGAGAAATCGAGAACATTAACATGCTGTTAAACGCTCAAGTTGATGGTATTTTAATGTCTGTTTCTAATATGACTTCTGAAAATGACCGCGTGATTGAAAAAGCACTTGAAAAAAGGGTTCCTGTAGTATTCTTTGACCGTAAAAAAAATATTGAAGGGGTCAGTACTGTTACTATTAACGATTTTGGGGCTGCTTATACTACAACAAAGCATATCATAGAACAAGGATGTTCTAAAATTGCCTATTTAACCGGTGACCGCTCTTTAGAAATTTATGAAAATCGTTTTAATGGTTATAAACAAGCGCTTATAGATAACGGCATAGAATTTAAGGATGAATATGTGATAAAAATTAAAAGTAGTGTTGAAGACGGACATTCAGCTGCAAAAAAATTATTAAAGCTAAAGGTTAAACCAGACGCAATATTTTCTGCTTCTGACTTTGCTGCATTAGGAGCCATTAAAGAACTTAAGGAGCAAGGTTATAAAATTCCTGAAGATGTTTGTGTGGTTGGTTTTGGAAACGAACCTTTTACCGAATTTATGGAATTATCCATTTCATCTGTTGACCAATGCAGTGTTGCAATGGGTAAAGCTGCTGCTCAAGTCTTTCTGGAGCAAGTAAAAAACAAAGACGGTGCTAAAATTGAAAAAAAGGTAGTTTTAAATGGTGAATTATTAATTCGAAATTCATCTTCAAAAATAAAATCATAA
- a CDS encoding YhcH/YjgK/YiaL family protein: MVVDTLNNASKYNSLHPLFATAFDFLKGKDLQNLEDGKHDIAEGLKLIVSNGNGKTAATSLEKFECHDLNIDIQICVSGLETIGWKPREKCNIPNGDYNTEKDVRFFSDEPDMFFQLTNNQFVIFYPEDVHAPMIGEGAIKKLVFKVKI; this comes from the coding sequence ATGGTAGTAGATACACTCAATAACGCGTCAAAATACAATAGCTTGCATCCTTTGTTTGCAACAGCGTTCGATTTTCTAAAAGGTAAAGATTTGCAAAATCTGGAAGATGGAAAGCATGATATTGCCGAAGGATTAAAGCTTATTGTAAGCAACGGAAACGGGAAAACGGCAGCAACCAGTTTGGAAAAATTTGAATGCCATGATCTAAATATTGACATCCAAATCTGTGTAAGCGGATTAGAAACTATTGGATGGAAACCAAGAGAAAAATGCAACATCCCAAACGGAGATTATAATACGGAGAAAGATGTGCGCTTTTTTAGTGATGAACCTGATATGTTTTTTCAATTGACAAACAATCAATTTGTTATTTTTTATCCGGAAGATGTTCATGCGCCGATGATTGGTGAAGGAGCCATAAAAAAATTAGTATTTAAAGTTAAAATTTAA
- a CDS encoding beta/alpha barrel domain-containing protein, whose translation MSNIQKVTDAIVKQGMLPLYFNADENVTIEVLRAIYKAGVKAVEYTSRGDAALSNFKKMVEVRNAEMPDLLLGIGTIKNLQQAEEYFAVGADFYISPGFVPEVAAYLRSKEVLYSPGCMTPSEIIAAENAGVKFIKLFPGNMLGPEFLSGIKDIFPKLLFMPTGGVDTTRENIEGWYKAGVSAVGMGSKLISKQLMADKDYATIETETRKVLELIQTIK comes from the coding sequence ATGAGTAACATACAAAAAGTAACGGATGCCATTGTAAAACAAGGAATGCTTCCTTTATATTTCAATGCTGATGAAAATGTAACTATAGAAGTTTTAAGAGCCATTTACAAAGCAGGAGTAAAAGCAGTAGAATATACAAGCCGTGGAGATGCTGCATTGAGCAATTTCAAAAAAATGGTTGAAGTACGAAATGCTGAAATGCCCGATTTATTATTAGGAATTGGTACTATAAAAAACTTGCAGCAAGCCGAAGAATATTTCGCAGTTGGCGCAGATTTTTACATCAGTCCGGGTTTTGTTCCTGAAGTGGCAGCGTATTTAAGAAGCAAAGAAGTATTGTACAGCCCGGGTTGTATGACGCCTTCAGAAATTATAGCAGCAGAAAATGCCGGAGTGAAATTCATTAAATTATTCCCAGGAAATATGTTAGGTCCGGAATTTTTAAGCGGAATCAAAGATATTTTTCCAAAGTTATTATTCATGCCAACAGGCGGAGTAGATACGACTAGAGAAAATATCGAAGGATGGTACAAAGCCGGTGTTTCTGCAGTTGGAATGGGAAGCAAACTCATTAGCAAGCAATTGATGGCAGATAAAGATTATGCCACAATCGAAACAGAAACAAGAAAAGTTTTGGAATTAATCCAAACAATAAAATAA
- a CDS encoding SusC/RagA family TonB-linked outer membrane protein — protein MTIILMLFMSSQVMAQGDITVTGVIIDSGGLTLPGVTVTEKGTKNAVSSDFDGKFTIKVAGAKSELVFTYIGYETQTITVGTKKQVNAVLNSSTNKLDEVVVIGYGTSKKSDLTGSVVSVSGEDLKKLATASVAETLTGRVAGLQVASSEGSPDSNINLKVRGGGSISQDSSPLLIVDGFPVNSISDISPSDIENISVLKDASSTAIYGSRGAYGVIIITTKKGGKDGGKVTVSYNSFIATKKIANTIGVLNPQDFANWEYEYAQLTNDIPSYEDPFGGAWSPTQFAGVKGTNWQKEIYGRTGQVVNNDLGIRGGSDKLNYNFNFTRYNEKTIMLGSTFDRDNLSLNLRSKANDKIDLSFTMRYSNTEITGGGANEQNEVSSTDSRLRHAVGYAPIPLAGVTTDNTDEAISSYLINPFVAVADNDRLQTRKNYNTLGSFSWKIIENLQFKTELGLDNYFYNDNRFYGRSTYYVRNIPLPENQGLAALIMRGRKEEKFRNANTLNYDFKKFLGKKHKLKVLLGEESLNYNVTNLTSTIHAFPQNFTFQDAMNLSSQGKPFSVDNFVSQEDKLLSFFGRVNYDFRDRYLFTATMRADGSSKFLGANRWGYFPSAAGAWKLTEEKFLKDVKWLDLLKLRVSYGQAGNNNIPTGQTIQTYQSSTSAWIDGVTNFWAASQYLANPDLKWETMITQNVGLDYELFKGRVSGSVELYKNITQDLLLAYPLFGGGYNFQYRNLGENQNTGVETSLNVTAIQKKNYGLSFGFNISFNKNRINSLGELDDFEWSSGWASTAIGTDYVVRVGSPLGLMKGYRSDGRYEVSDFDYVAGNYVLKPGVANADGIFGTVVPGTMKLKDLNADGVINSDDQTIIGDANPVHTGGFVLNANAYGFDLSASFNWSYGNDVYNASKVEYTTAISNNDTGQYRNLSTEMAGGNRWTNIDPTSGLVVTDPTALAALNANTSLWSPYQSRYVFSDWAVEDASFLRLNTLTVGYTLPKDLMSKFAISKLRFYVTANNVFVLTNYSGLDPEVSTRRNTPFTPGVDSSPYPRSRQYVFGLNLNF, from the coding sequence ATGACAATTATCCTAATGTTATTTATGAGTTCTCAGGTTATGGCTCAAGGTGACATTACAGTTACCGGGGTGATTATAGATAGTGGAGGTTTAACTTTGCCTGGAGTAACAGTTACTGAAAAAGGAACAAAAAATGCTGTAAGTAGTGATTTTGATGGAAAATTCACAATAAAAGTAGCCGGGGCAAAAAGTGAATTGGTTTTTACTTACATCGGTTATGAAACACAAACGATAACGGTAGGTACAAAGAAACAAGTTAACGCGGTATTGAATAGTTCAACTAACAAACTGGATGAAGTTGTTGTGATTGGATATGGAACTTCCAAGAAATCGGATTTGACGGGTTCTGTAGTTTCTGTGTCAGGAGAGGATCTTAAAAAACTGGCAACGGCGAGTGTAGCTGAAACTTTAACAGGTCGTGTGGCAGGGTTGCAGGTTGCCTCTTCAGAAGGGTCCCCAGATTCAAATATAAATCTAAAAGTTAGAGGTGGTGGTTCTATATCACAGGATAGTTCGCCATTACTTATTGTTGATGGATTTCCTGTTAATAGTATTAGTGATATTTCGCCATCAGATATTGAAAATATTTCTGTTTTAAAAGATGCTTCGTCTACTGCAATTTATGGATCAAGAGGAGCTTATGGTGTAATTATCATAACCACAAAAAAAGGAGGGAAAGACGGCGGAAAAGTGACCGTGAGCTATAATTCCTTTATTGCAACCAAAAAAATAGCTAATACCATTGGTGTCCTCAATCCTCAGGATTTTGCCAATTGGGAATACGAATATGCTCAACTCACAAATGATATTCCATCCTATGAAGATCCATTTGGTGGGGCTTGGTCACCAACTCAATTTGCGGGTGTTAAAGGAACCAATTGGCAAAAAGAAATTTATGGACGTACCGGACAGGTAGTGAATAATGATTTAGGAATTCGCGGAGGTTCAGATAAATTGAACTACAACTTCAATTTTACCAGATATAATGAAAAAACCATTATGCTGGGTTCTACTTTTGACAGAGATAATCTTTCCTTAAATTTAAGAAGTAAAGCAAATGATAAAATTGATTTGTCATTCACTATGCGTTACTCAAATACAGAAATAACAGGTGGTGGTGCAAATGAGCAAAATGAAGTTTCTTCTACGGACTCACGTTTGAGACATGCTGTTGGATATGCTCCGATTCCACTTGCAGGTGTAACTACTGATAACACAGATGAGGCCATTTCAAGTTACCTTATTAATCCGTTTGTTGCTGTTGCAGATAATGACCGTTTACAAACCAGAAAAAATTATAATACTTTGGGTAGTTTTTCATGGAAGATTATTGAAAATCTTCAATTTAAAACGGAATTAGGGCTTGACAATTATTTTTATAATGATAACCGTTTTTATGGTAGGTCTACTTATTATGTACGTAATATTCCTCTACCTGAAAATCAGGGATTAGCGGCACTTATTATGCGCGGACGTAAAGAAGAGAAGTTTAGAAATGCAAATACTCTAAATTATGATTTTAAAAAATTTCTTGGTAAAAAGCATAAATTAAAAGTACTTTTAGGTGAAGAGTCTTTAAATTACAATGTTACTAACTTAACAAGTACCATTCATGCTTTTCCACAGAACTTTACTTTTCAAGATGCTATGAATCTTTCTTCTCAAGGAAAGCCATTTAGCGTTGACAACTTTGTTAGTCAGGAAGATAAATTACTATCCTTTTTTGGACGTGTAAATTATGATTTTAGAGATCGATATTTATTTACAGCAACTATGCGTGCAGACGGTTCGAGTAAATTTTTAGGAGCTAACCGTTGGGGTTATTTCCCATCAGCAGCAGGAGCATGGAAACTGACCGAAGAGAAATTTTTGAAAGACGTAAAATGGTTGGACCTACTAAAACTTAGAGTAAGTTATGGTCAAGCAGGTAATAATAATATTCCAACAGGTCAAACAATACAAACATATCAATCGTCTACATCTGCCTGGATAGATGGAGTAACCAACTTTTGGGCAGCATCCCAATATTTAGCAAACCCGGATTTGAAATGGGAAACTATGATAACACAAAATGTTGGACTTGATTATGAATTGTTTAAAGGTCGTGTAAGTGGTTCGGTTGAATTGTATAAAAACATTACTCAAGATTTATTACTTGCTTACCCTCTTTTTGGAGGTGGATACAATTTTCAGTATAGAAATTTAGGCGAAAATCAAAATACTGGTGTAGAAACTTCTTTAAATGTAACAGCAATACAAAAGAAAAATTACGGATTAAGTTTTGGGTTCAATATTAGTTTTAATAAAAACAGAATTAATTCACTTGGGGAATTAGATGACTTTGAATGGTCAAGTGGTTGGGCTTCTACGGCTATCGGAACAGACTATGTAGTGAGAGTTGGTAGTCCATTAGGGTTGATGAAAGGATATAGAAGTGATGGTCGTTATGAAGTATCAGATTTTGATTATGTTGCTGGAAACTATGTATTGAAACCAGGTGTTGCTAATGCTGATGGTATTTTTGGGACAGTTGTTCCGGGGACTATGAAATTAAAGGATCTTAATGCAGATGGGGTGATAAATTCCGATGACCAAACTATTATTGGAGATGCTAATCCAGTTCACACAGGAGGTTTCGTACTCAACGCCAATGCCTATGGGTTTGATTTATCAGCATCGTTCAACTGGAGCTACGGAAACGATGTATATAATGCAAGTAAGGTCGAATACACTACAGCGATTTCAAATAATGATACAGGACAATATAGAAACCTATCTACAGAAATGGCTGGAGGAAACAGATGGACCAATATAGATCCTACTTCTGGACTAGTAGTAACTGATCCTACAGCACTTGCAGCACTTAACGCTAATACATCATTGTGGTCACCATATCAGAGCCGTTATGTCTTTTCTGATTGGGCAGTTGAAGATGCTTCTTTCTTAAGACTAAACACGTTAACCGTTGGATACACACTTCCAAAAGATCTTATGTCGAAATTCGCTATTTCTAAATTGAGATTTTATGTAACGGCTAATAATGTTTTTGTTCTTACCAACTATTCAGGTCTTGACCCAGAGGTATCTACAAGAAGAAATACACCTTTCACACCTGGAGTGGATTCATCACCATATCCTCGTAGTAGACAATATGTTTTTGGTTTAAACCTTAATTTTTAA